The following coding sequences are from one Augochlora pura isolate Apur16 chromosome 6, APUR_v2.2.1, whole genome shotgun sequence window:
- the Ndc80 gene encoding kinetochore protein Ndc80, which yields MSSKMRSSSVGRRSPTNPVRISTFESKRSDTLKSKASTGAESSFIPRPRTKSCDRTSIRASSIKPTGKTPLRHGPTTPKTPHVNSAKHGALLTVGNSSRIHSALPTGPRSLSADRISSLGAKGPKKDTRPLTDKTYQAYMLNKIDTYFNANQLIHMLNSNGSIKPVTLKMFVEISAYLVKMLGIKSFLTNTNYVEELPKIAKKLHYPGVITKSWLKTANAMHSWPNVLRWICWLVEICEVREAAMENYNLDNLPFMGDERQADVYKNTFFSMIELYNAWNDLKLDEEAAMVEKFLQELADQHGVVEKDVTIAQCELEEKENILQTLEEKNQKIDEDVNHIQEILKSLQRDEEKQLSDIRAKEDYIKTIISDTEKINADCNVLNEQIRLQNICRDNLIVQIQQQPMSNTDKNKILEECKKIENYLQQFDEHLQDIKKEIYTMDITLASINHNLTKVVLVYNKEIFIHLSRDIGVDLQDLKMPETGMSHPQIMDVLHAKVGLMNDFKELMEKQIVEKEILIELKSNELEDFQKKLEILKEEWSDEIKEKKNLISKIKTDFKNEEAKLREQIKALHIDIKEIQDSMPSRKKIVQELEETTDKLDAVRRRSLYIEESAKLFFEKFYSILGEHRSGICNILSKLDK from the exons ATGTCATCAAAAATGCGAAGCAGTTCGGTAGGTCGTAGGTCACCTACGAATCCAGTAAGGATATCTACGTTTGAATCAAAGAGATCTGACACATTGAAGTCGAAGGCTTCTACTGGTGCTGAAAGTTCTTTTATTCCTAGGCCTCGAACAAAGTCATGCGATAGAACTAGTATTAGGGCATCCAGTATAAAACCGAcag GTAAAACACCACTTCGTCATGGACCAACAACTCCAAAGACACCACACGTAAATTCTGCAAAGCACGGTGCACTGCTTACTGTTGGGAATTCCAGCAGAATTCACTCAGCTTTACCAACTGGACCCAGATCCCTATCTGCTGATCGTATTAGCAGTCTTGGAGCGAAAGGCCCTAAGAAAGACACAAGGCCTTTGACAGATAAAACTTATCAGGCTTATATGCTTAACAAGAtagatacatattttaatgcaAATCAGCTTATTCACATGCTTAATAGCAATGGTAGTATAAAACCTGTTACCCTAAAAATGTTTGTAGAAATTTCTGCTTATCTAGTTAAAATGCTGGGCATTAAATCATTTCTGACAAATACTAATTATGTAGAGGAATTGccaaaaattgctaaaaaacTTCATTATCCTGGTGTTATCACTAAATCTTGGTTGAAGACTGCTAATGCCATGCATTCCTGGCCCAATGTTTTGCGCTGGATCTGCTGGTTGGTAGAAATTTGTGAAGTCAGAGAAGCAGCtatggaaaattataatttagataatttacCTTTCATGGGAGATGAAAGACAAGCTGATGTGTACAAAAATACCTTCTTCTCTATGATTGAGCTATACAATGCTTGGAATGATTTAAAACTTGATGAGGAAGCAGCAATGGTTGAGAAATTTCTACAAGAACTTGCAGATCAGCATGGTGTTGTTGAAAAAGATGTGACTATTGCACAATGTGAGTTggaggagaaagaaaacaTATTACAGACTCTTGAAGAAAAGAATCAGAAAATAGATGAAGATGTAAATCACATACAGGAAATTCTCAAAAGTTTACAACGTGATGAGGAGAAGCAGCTCAGTGACATCAGAGCAAAAGAGGATTACATAAAAACGATTATTTCTGAcacagaaaaaataaatgctgaCTGTAATGTTCTAAATGAACAAATTCGTTTGCAAAATATATGCCgtgataatttaattgtacagATTCAGCAGCAGCCAATGTCTAACacagacaaaaataaaatattagaggAGTGTAAAAAGATTGAGAATTATCTGCAACAATTTGATGAGCATTTACAGGACataaagaaagagatataTACGATGGACATTACACTAGCATCAATTAATCACAATTTAACAAAGGTGGTCTTAGTATATaataaggaaatatttatacaccTTAGCAGAGATATAGGTGTCGATCTGCAAGACTTAAAAATGCCGGAAACAGGTATGTCACATCCTCAAATTATGGACGTATTACATGCTAAAGTTGGTTTAATGAATgatttcaaagaattaatGGAGAAACAAATCgttgagaaagaaattttgattGAATTAAAGTCTAACGAGTTAGAAGATTTCCAAAAAAAACTAGAGATATTGAAAGAGGAGTGGAGCGATGAAataaaggagaagaagaatcTTATCAGTAAGATTAAAacagatttcaaaaatgaagAAGCAAAATTGAGGGAACAAATAAAAGCGTTACATATCGATATTAAGGAGATTCAAGATTCCATGCCGTCCAGAAAAAAGATTGTACAAGAACTGGAAGAAACGACTGATAAATTAGATGCAGTACGTAGAAGGAGTTTATATATTGAAGAATCTGCAAAActatttttcgagaaattttatagtattttggGAGAACATAGAAGTGGAATTTGTAACATATTGTCAAAGCTTGATAAATAA
- the LOC144471642 gene encoding uncharacterized protein LOC144471642 → MLKSLYSSFSRAKLRKYCWIQPSNAYSECFQNDKENVFYKEKNNNLIHKNQHNKIVFMNKDGSVGFVDMSFQNEGNSYTSKKFKITPRITKMQMPKTVLAIHVGPSMLSWACIDSSFEVLNFDWHCWNDQLMKTNTHNLINLVSTVTPALPIAAVYVIEDVCVPRKGLKIIEKLLTQKQLATSIMSSIMLRDMLLLNSVKPADNVYILQSYFSANWFDLFIGNEVISTDCIMKELLTTNSDTNKLNISISPTLKVKYMELANAKRDQVIWSLLKAISFLCVVEEKIAKF, encoded by the exons ATGTTGAAATCATTATATAGTTCGTTTTCCAGAGCAAAACTTCGAAAg TATTGTTGGATTCAACCATCCAATGCATACTCCGAATGTTTTCAAAATGACAAAGAAAATGTCTTttacaaagagaaaaataataatttgatacacAAAAAtcaacataataaaatagtgttCATGAA taAAGATGGATCTGTTGGTTTTGTGGATATGTCCTTTCAAAATGAAGGAAATAGTTATACATCAAAAAAATTTAAGATAACACctagaataacaaaaatgcag ATGCCAAAAACAGTACTAGCAATTCATGTTGGCCCTAGTATGTTAAGCTGGGCATGTATAGACAGCAGTTTTGAAGTGTTGAATTTCGACTGGCACTGTTGGAATGATCAGTTAATGAAAACAAATAcccataatttaattaattta GTATCGACTGTAACTCCAGCTTTACCTATAGCTGCTGTGTATGTAATAGAAGATGTTTGTGTTCCACGTAAAGGActtaaaatcattgaaaaattacttaCCCAGAAACAACTAGCTACTTCTATAATGTCTTCTATCATGTTGAGAGACA TGCTACTATTGAATTCAGTAAAACCAGCAGACAATGTATACATATTGCAAAGTTACTTCTCAGCAAATTGGTTTGACCTGTTTATTGGAAACGAAGTAATATCAACCGACTGTATTATGAAGGAGCTACTGACGACTAATAGTGAtaccaataaattaaatatatcaataagcCCAACGCTTAAAGTCAAGTATATGGAGTTAGCAAATGCCAAACGAGATCAAGTTATTTGGTCCTTGTTAAAAgctatatcatttttatgtgTAGTCGAAGAAAAAATAGCTAAATTTtag